A genomic segment from Malaclemys terrapin pileata isolate rMalTer1 chromosome 1, rMalTer1.hap1, whole genome shotgun sequence encodes:
- the LOC128839772 gene encoding olfactory receptor 52N4-like, with translation MAAFNLTPSEPSTFILMGIPGLEAAHIWISIPFASLYVVGLLENVTLLFVVSKEQTLHKPMYLLLCMLALTDIATSTSVVPKALCIFWFNLKDITVGGCLTQMFFLHTVAVMHSTVLVTMAFDRYIAICNPLRYATILTKGRLAKLGFLGLIKAVLFILPMLLLLNTLPFCSNHVIPHTHCEPIAVAKISCGDITVNRMYGLVIVFVVVGLDLMFIALSYGLIIRALLRISSKKAYQKALNTCTAHICVMIMYYTSGFFSPLIHRFGQGIAPHVHILLADLYFLIPPMLNPIIYGVKTKELRDKVGKYTCRM, from the coding sequence ATGGCAGCTTTCAACCTCACCCCCTCTGAGCCTTCAACATTCATCCTAATGGGCATCCCTGGCCTGGAAGCTGCCCATAtctggatttccatccctttcGCTTCGCTCTACGTTGTTGGCCTGTTGGAAAATGTTACGCTTCTGTTTGTTGTAAGCAAAGAGCAGACCCTGCACAAGCCGATGTacctgctgctctgcatgctggcgcTCACAGATATCGCCACATCTACCTCCGTCGTTCCAAaggcactgtgtatattttggttcaatttgaaaGACATTACTGTGGgtggctgcctcacccagatgttcttcctTCACACAGTTGCTGTTATGCACTCAACCGTCCTTGTGACAATGGCCTTCGATCGCTACATTGCCATATGTAACCCTCTGAGATACGCCACCATCCTCACCAAAGGACGACTAGCTAAGCTAGGGTTTCTAGGTTTGATCAAagctgttctcttcattctgcCTATGCTCCTTCTCCTGAACACATTGCCATTCTGTTCCAACCACGTTATCCCCCACACGCACTGCGAACCTATAGCTGTGGCAAAGATATCGTGTGGGGATATTACAGTCAACAGGATGTACGGCTTAGTGATAGTGTTTGTAGTTGTAGGGTTAGACCTGATGTTCATTGCCCTGTCCTATGGTCTAATCATCAGGGCTCTCCTCAGAATATCCTCCAAGAAAGCCTACCAGAAAGCCCTCaacacctgcacagcccacatctgtGTGATGATTATGTATTATACTTCCGGCTTCTTCTCCCCTCTCATACACCGATTCGGTCAGGGCATCGCTCCCCATGTTCACATCCTATTGGCTGACCTCTATTTCCTCATCCCCCCCATGCTCAACCCTATTATTTATggggtcaaaaccaaagagcttcGTGACAAAGTGGGCAAATACACCTGCAGAATGTGA